A genome region from Sphingomonas sp. BGYR3 includes the following:
- a CDS encoding sugar phosphate isomerase/epimerase, with amino-acid sequence MNTTRRQMLAGAVAVGGAAALAPAAFSQATGGGAIKGVGLQLYTIRAAFEKDPVAALERVAAIGYREVEYGGGGYDKLDPAMLRKTQDRLGLTAPSLHVGYQQIVEQPDQVIERARVLGASVIVVPYAEAPLREAAAWRGLITGLNRFGERSKKAGIQLAYHNHDFEFTVKHDGRSLYDLMIAGRDPALLKFELDLFWTIAAGQDVNALIDRLAGDIVAYHVKDRTKDGVMVSVGAGVIDFAAIFKRNAKAGVRHLFVENDFAATPYRPDEFPSIEFSYATMKALGY; translated from the coding sequence ATGAACACCACACGTCGTCAGATGCTGGCCGGGGCCGTCGCGGTCGGCGGAGCAGCCGCACTGGCCCCGGCCGCCTTTTCGCAGGCAACCGGAGGCGGCGCGATCAAGGGCGTCGGGCTTCAGCTTTACACCATCCGCGCGGCATTCGAGAAGGATCCGGTCGCTGCGCTGGAGCGGGTTGCGGCCATCGGCTATCGCGAGGTCGAATATGGCGGTGGCGGGTATGACAAGCTGGACCCGGCCATGCTGCGCAAGACGCAGGACCGGCTGGGCCTGACCGCGCCGTCGCTGCATGTCGGTTATCAGCAGATCGTCGAACAGCCCGACCAAGTGATCGAGCGCGCGCGCGTCCTGGGCGCGTCGGTCATCGTCGTCCCCTATGCCGAAGCGCCGCTGCGCGAGGCGGCGGCATGGCGCGGGCTGATCACCGGCCTGAATCGTTTTGGCGAGCGGTCGAAAAAGGCGGGCATCCAGCTGGCCTATCACAACCATGATTTCGAATTCACGGTGAAGCATGACGGGCGCAGCCTGTACGACCTGATGATCGCCGGGCGCGACCCCGCGCTACTGAAGTTCGAGCTGGACCTGTTCTGGACCATTGCCGCGGGCCAGGATGTCAATGCGCTGATCGACCGGCTGGCAGGGGACATCGTCGCCTATCACGTCAAGGATCGCACCAAGGACGGGGTGATGGTGAGCGTGGGTGCCGGCGTCATCGATTTTGCCGCGATCTTCAAGCGGAACGCCAAGGCGGGCGTGCGCCACCTGTTCGTCGAGAACGATTTTGCGGCGACCCCCTATCGCCCG
- a CDS encoding Gfo/Idh/MocA family oxidoreductase encodes MSGATPRLRYGMVGGGEGAFIGAVHRIAAAMDGEWDLVAGAFSSDAARNTRSAAAVHVVPDRAYPTLEAMLAGERALPPEQRMQALAIVTPNHLHKPAAIAALDAGFHVFSEKPMALDLAEALEIEAAVARSGRLYGLAFTYSGYPLVAEARARIARGELGRIRLVEVEYLQGWLSTAIDADGQKQAEWRTDPARAGLGGCIGDIGTHAFQLAEHISGLSVEAVSAQLSIHVPGRRLDDDVAVLMRLAGGATGTLRTSQVAAGEENGLKIRVYGETGGMEWRQMEPNTLVIRWHDRPVETLRAGGPGLDPLAIARQRTPSGHPEGYLEAFANLYRAFGRSIHAGASATPAPGSPDWFPGITDGIRTMTFVQAAIANSAGNDKWTGLADVERLARQGGH; translated from the coding sequence ATGAGCGGCGCGACCCCAAGGCTGCGGTACGGCATGGTCGGTGGCGGGGAGGGCGCGTTCATTGGCGCGGTCCATCGCATCGCCGCCGCGATGGACGGCGAATGGGACCTGGTCGCCGGGGCATTCAGCAGCGATGCGGCCCGAAACACCCGGTCGGCAGCGGCCGTCCATGTGGTGCCGGACCGCGCCTATCCGACACTGGAGGCGATGCTGGCGGGCGAGCGGGCGCTGCCGCCCGAACAGCGGATGCAGGCGCTGGCCATCGTCACGCCCAACCATCTGCACAAGCCGGCGGCGATTGCCGCGCTGGATGCGGGGTTCCACGTTTTTTCCGAAAAGCCGATGGCGCTCGACCTGGCCGAAGCGCTGGAGATCGAGGCGGCGGTTGCCCGGTCCGGGCGGCTCTATGGCCTGGCCTTTACCTATAGCGGTTATCCGCTGGTGGCCGAGGCGCGGGCGCGGATCGCGCGCGGCGAACTGGGCCGGATCCGGCTGGTCGAGGTGGAATATCTGCAGGGCTGGCTGTCCACCGCAATCGATGCGGACGGGCAGAAACAGGCCGAATGGCGCACCGATCCCGCCCGTGCGGGGCTTGGCGGCTGCATCGGCGATATCGGCACCCACGCGTTTCAGCTGGCCGAACATATCAGCGGCCTGTCGGTCGAGGCAGTGAGCGCGCAACTGAGCATCCATGTGCCGGGCCGCAGGCTGGACGACGATGTCGCCGTGCTGATGCGGCTGGCGGGCGGGGCGACCGGCACGCTGCGCACCAGCCAGGTGGCGGCGGGCGAGGAAAACGGCCTGAAAATCCGCGTCTATGGCGAAACGGGCGGCATGGAATGGCGGCAGATGGAGCCGAACACGCTCGTCATCCGCTGGCACGACCGGCCGGTCGAGACGCTGCGCGCAGGCGGGCCGGGGCTGGACCCGCTGGCCATCGCGCGCCAGCGCACCCCATCCGGGCATCCCGAGGGGTATCTGGAGGCGTTCGCCAACCTGTATCGTGCGTTCGGCCGGTCGATCCATGCCGGGGCAAGCGCGACGCCGGCACCCGGGTCGCCCGACTGGTTCCCCGGCATCACCGATGGCATCCGCACCATGACGTTCGTTCAGGCGGCGATCGCCAATTCGGCGGGCAATGACAAATGGACCGGGCTGGCCGATGTGGAGCGGCTGGCACGGCAGGGGGGACACTGA
- a CDS encoding cytochrome c family protein, giving the protein MKKTVLSGAAIAAAMTIGFTASSQGGATQAQPGQSGQTAFAQCRACHTVNKGGANGVGPNLNGVVGRKAASVAGFNYSPALKKSGITWTEAKLDAYLANPAATVPGTKMVIRVNDANKRAAIIAYLKAEAAK; this is encoded by the coding sequence ATGAAGAAGACCGTTCTTTCCGGGGCCGCGATTGCAGCGGCAATGACCATCGGCTTTACCGCGTCCAGCCAGGGCGGGGCGACCCAGGCGCAACCGGGCCAGTCGGGCCAGACGGCGTTCGCCCAGTGCCGGGCGTGCCACACGGTGAACAAGGGCGGTGCCAATGGCGTCGGCCCCAATCTGAACGGTGTGGTCGGGCGCAAGGCGGCATCGGTCGCCGGGTTCAATTACAGCCCCGCGCTGAAAAAGTCGGGCATCACCTGGACCGAGGCAAAGCTGGACGCGTATCTGGCGAATCCTGCGGCGACCGTTCCGGGCACCAAGATGGTGATCCGCGTCAACGATGCGAACAAGCGCGCCGCGATCATCGCCTATCTGAAGGCCGAAGCCGCCAAGTGA